A single Chaetodon trifascialis isolate fChaTrf1 chromosome 18, fChaTrf1.hap1, whole genome shotgun sequence DNA region contains:
- the epb41l3a gene encoding band 4.1-like protein 3a isoform X14: MTTEPGEPKEDQPKEAESFPEAAAHSTPKQGEEVGPSQIQAQSSLAEDSTSHLSSSSWIARSPARNPLSFRTMQTKVTLLDGSLFTCTVEKRARGLQLFEKVCEHINLLERDYFALSFRDADNNKNWLDPAKEMKKQVRGVPWNFSFNVKFYPPDPAQLSEDITRYFLCLQLRQDIVSGRLPCSFATHTVLGSYTIQSELGDYDPEECGSDYVSELSFAPNQTKEMEEKIMELHKAYRGMTPAEAEMHFLENVKKLSMYGVDLHHAKMVGSRFDCLPSAKSEDSEGVAIMLGVCSSGLLVYRDRLRINRFSWPKILKISYKRNNFYIKIRPGEFDQFESTIGFKLLNHRAAKRLWKVCVEHHSFFRLMSPEETPKKLLSLGSKFRYSGRTQIQTRRASAQISRPAPHFPRCISKRNMLSRSLDGASRATSSLIGSPAITVSPKANGDAHTDMGAGLYGASKAIAVSDLITTVTPERRMEERRVEQVEEVLVLGDEVQERMEVHKEELQQDEEEEEKEENREISQQSPPTPQKHDTKTELTDTALDGDLTVTESDQDEDLKTQETLGSPEEEQKPQSTISALRRSFLEGEAGGGGAGGGMTEWEKRLASSPLRRVDDSPMIEPLELDETLPLDSRSTMTSEKVETVLLMTEPCDQHMQMADQPQEVPVMRKTLTYEAPGSRVDSDPPAGLLLSSQTFTAETSNTTTTTHITKTVKGGISETRIEKRIVISGDTDIDHDQALAAALSEARRQHPELSVTRVVVHKETEVSSDHVNN, encoded by the exons ATGACGACAGAACCAGGTGAGCCAAAGGAGGACCAGCCCAAAGAGGCGGAGTCTTTccctgaagctgctgcacacTCTACACCTAAAcag GGAGAGGAGGTCGGGCCATCTCAGATCCAAGCTCAGAGCTCACTGGCTGAGGACTCAACCAGTCACCTGTCATCAAGCAGTTGGATCGCTCGCTCTCCGGCCAGAAACCCACTGAGCTTCAGGACGATGCAGACCAAAGTGACCCTGCTGGACGGCTCACTGTTCACCTGCACTGTGGAG AAACGTGCTCGTGGGCTTCAGTTGTTTGAGAAGGTTTGTGAACACATCAACCTGCTGGAGAGAGACTACTTCGCCTTGTCCTTCAGAGATGCAGACAACAACAAA AACTGGTTGGATCCAGCAAAAGAGATGAAGaagcaggtcagag GTGTTCCCTGGAATTTCTCATTCAATGTGAAGTTTTACCCTCCTGATCCAGCCCAGCTCTCTGAGGACATCACCAG GTACTTCCTTTGTCTCCAGCTCAGACAGGATATTGTTTCTGGTCGTCTTCCGTGCTCATTTGCAACACACACTGTCCTCGGCTCCTACACCATCCAATCAGAGCTTGGAGACTATGATCCTG AAGAGTGTGGTTCAGATTACGTCAGTGAACTCAGTTTTGCCccaaatcaaacaaaagaaatggagGAGAAGATCATGGAGCTACATAAAGCATACAG aggaatgACTCCAGCTGAAGCAGAGATGCACTTCCTGGAAAATGTAAAGAAGCTTTCCATGTATGGAGTTGACCTTCATCATGCAAAG ATGGTAGGAAGCCGATTTGATTGCTTGCCTTCAGCTAAGTCAGAG GACTCGGAGGGTGTGGCCATCATGCTCGGTGTGTGCAGTAGTGGTCTACTAGtctacagagacagactgaggatcAACAGATTCTCATGGCCGAAGATCCTGAAGATCTCATACAAACGGAACAACTTCTACATCAAAATCCGACCTGGAGAG TTTGACCAGTTTGAGTCTACCATTGGCTTCAAGCTGCTGAACCACAGAGCGGCTAAAAGACTGTGGAAAGTCTGTGTGGAGCATCACTCCTTCTTCAG gctGATGTCCCCAGAAGAAACCCCTAAGAAGTTACTGTCTCTGGGGTCAAAGTTTCGCTACAGCGGTCGGACTCAGATCCAGACTCGCAGAGCCAGCGCTCAGATCTCCAGACCTGCACCACATTTCCCACGATGCATCAGCAAGAGGAACATGCTGAGCCGCAGCCTGGATGGAG CTTCCAGGGCCACGtcctctctgattggctctccAGCCATCACAGTGTCCCCCAAAGCCAATGGTGATGCACACACAG acatggGTGCAGGCCTGTACGGAGCATCTAAAGCCATTGCTGTTAGTGACCTCATCACCACCGTGACacctgagaggaggatggaggagaggagggtggagcaAG TTGAGGAGGTACTGGTGTTGGGGGATGAGGtgcaggagaggatggaggtgcATAAAGAGGAGTTGCAgcaggatgaagaagaggaagagaaggaggagaacagagagattTCTCAACAGAGTCCTCCGACGCCTCAGAAGCATGACACCAAG acTGAGCTGACTGATACAGCTTTGGATGGCGACCTAACGGTTACTGAG tctgatcAGGATGAAGACTTGAAAACTCAG GAGACGTTGGGGAgtccagaggaggagcagaaaccTCAGAGCACCATCAGTGCTCTCAGACGCTCCTTCTTagagggagaagcaggaggaggaggagcaggtggagggatGACAGAGTGGGAGAAACGTCTTGCCTCCTCACCTCTACGACGAGTTGACGACTCCCCAATGATTGAACCGCTGGAACTAGATGAG actCTCCCACTGGACAGTCGCTCAACAATG ACATCAGAGAAGGTGGAGACGGTCTTATTAATGACGGAGCCATGTGACCAGCACATGCAAATGGCAGATCAGCCTCAG GAGGTCCCAGTGATGAGGAAGACTCTCACCTATGAAGCTCCGGGG agccGAGTGGACTCAGATCCTCCTGCAGGTTTGCTGCTGAGCTCCCAGACCTTCACTGCAGAGACCTctaacaccaccaccaccacacacatcACCAAG acAGTAAAAGGAGGAATTTCAGAAACCAGAATAGAGAAGAGAATCGTGATTTCTGGAGACACAGATATCGACCATGACCAG GCTTTGGCAGCGGCGCTCAGCGAGGCACGGCGGCAGCATCCTGAGCTGTCCGTTACGCGAGTTGTCGTCCATAAAGAAACAGAGGTCTCTTCTGATCATGTCAATAATTAG
- the epb41l3a gene encoding band 4.1-like protein 3a isoform X8 translates to MTTEPGEPKEDQPKEAESFPEAAAHSTPKQGEEVGPSQIQAQSSLAEDSTSHLSSSSWIARSPARNPLSFRTMQTKVTLLDGSLFTCTVEKRARGLQLFEKVCEHINLLERDYFALSFRDADNNKNWLDPAKEMKKQVRGVPWNFSFNVKFYPPDPAQLSEDITRYFLCLQLRQDIVSGRLPCSFATHTVLGSYTIQSELGDYDPEECGSDYVSELSFAPNQTKEMEEKIMELHKAYRGMTPAEAEMHFLENVKKLSMYGVDLHHAKMVGSRFDCLPSAKSEDSEGVAIMLGVCSSGLLVYRDRLRINRFSWPKILKISYKRNNFYIKIRPGEFDQFESTIGFKLLNHRAAKRLWKVCVEHHSFFRLMSPEETPKKLLSLGSKFRYSGRTQIQTRRASAQISRPAPHFPRCISKRNMLSRSLDGASRATSSLIGSPAITVSPKANGDAHTDMGAGLYGASKAIAVSDLITTVTPERRMEERRVEQVEEVLVLGDEVQERMEVHKEELQQDEEEEEKEENREISQQSPPTPQKHDTKTELTDTALDGDLTVTESDQDEDLKTQETLGSPEEEQKPQSTISALRRSFLEGEAGGGGAGGGMTEWEKRLASSPLRRVDDSPMIEPLELDETLPLDSRSTMPKPIFDEMSPELTALLKSAREQKTFREHNLLKTSEKVETVLLMTEPCDQHMQMADQPQVATGNLVGLPPSNPPPPPPGACMTHADDVTEEWASDDDSNNTHDQTNSPAEKHDINDVDVSDDEPSSQASDDDASDASEDAISVLAQVAVEEAMEAAVRHAQSPGVTDANQDAINTNFAVSYSEQELTSMAANNSPSTRTCSVLGCRPTGTQHYHEDKVSDDSEDERGWWSRENSPPPSLPHPTSRCSPCSANQTQPSDHSDDDNDESQPLKEEVPVMRKTLTYEAPGSRVDSDPPAGLLLSSQTFTAETSNTTTTTHITKTVKGGISETRIEKRIVISGDTDIDHDQALAAALSEARRQHPELSVTRVVVHKETEVSSDHVNN, encoded by the exons ATGACGACAGAACCAGGTGAGCCAAAGGAGGACCAGCCCAAAGAGGCGGAGTCTTTccctgaagctgctgcacacTCTACACCTAAAcag GGAGAGGAGGTCGGGCCATCTCAGATCCAAGCTCAGAGCTCACTGGCTGAGGACTCAACCAGTCACCTGTCATCAAGCAGTTGGATCGCTCGCTCTCCGGCCAGAAACCCACTGAGCTTCAGGACGATGCAGACCAAAGTGACCCTGCTGGACGGCTCACTGTTCACCTGCACTGTGGAG AAACGTGCTCGTGGGCTTCAGTTGTTTGAGAAGGTTTGTGAACACATCAACCTGCTGGAGAGAGACTACTTCGCCTTGTCCTTCAGAGATGCAGACAACAACAAA AACTGGTTGGATCCAGCAAAAGAGATGAAGaagcaggtcagag GTGTTCCCTGGAATTTCTCATTCAATGTGAAGTTTTACCCTCCTGATCCAGCCCAGCTCTCTGAGGACATCACCAG GTACTTCCTTTGTCTCCAGCTCAGACAGGATATTGTTTCTGGTCGTCTTCCGTGCTCATTTGCAACACACACTGTCCTCGGCTCCTACACCATCCAATCAGAGCTTGGAGACTATGATCCTG AAGAGTGTGGTTCAGATTACGTCAGTGAACTCAGTTTTGCCccaaatcaaacaaaagaaatggagGAGAAGATCATGGAGCTACATAAAGCATACAG aggaatgACTCCAGCTGAAGCAGAGATGCACTTCCTGGAAAATGTAAAGAAGCTTTCCATGTATGGAGTTGACCTTCATCATGCAAAG ATGGTAGGAAGCCGATTTGATTGCTTGCCTTCAGCTAAGTCAGAG GACTCGGAGGGTGTGGCCATCATGCTCGGTGTGTGCAGTAGTGGTCTACTAGtctacagagacagactgaggatcAACAGATTCTCATGGCCGAAGATCCTGAAGATCTCATACAAACGGAACAACTTCTACATCAAAATCCGACCTGGAGAG TTTGACCAGTTTGAGTCTACCATTGGCTTCAAGCTGCTGAACCACAGAGCGGCTAAAAGACTGTGGAAAGTCTGTGTGGAGCATCACTCCTTCTTCAG gctGATGTCCCCAGAAGAAACCCCTAAGAAGTTACTGTCTCTGGGGTCAAAGTTTCGCTACAGCGGTCGGACTCAGATCCAGACTCGCAGAGCCAGCGCTCAGATCTCCAGACCTGCACCACATTTCCCACGATGCATCAGCAAGAGGAACATGCTGAGCCGCAGCCTGGATGGAG CTTCCAGGGCCACGtcctctctgattggctctccAGCCATCACAGTGTCCCCCAAAGCCAATGGTGATGCACACACAG acatggGTGCAGGCCTGTACGGAGCATCTAAAGCCATTGCTGTTAGTGACCTCATCACCACCGTGACacctgagaggaggatggaggagaggagggtggagcaAG TTGAGGAGGTACTGGTGTTGGGGGATGAGGtgcaggagaggatggaggtgcATAAAGAGGAGTTGCAgcaggatgaagaagaggaagagaaggaggagaacagagagattTCTCAACAGAGTCCTCCGACGCCTCAGAAGCATGACACCAAG acTGAGCTGACTGATACAGCTTTGGATGGCGACCTAACGGTTACTGAG tctgatcAGGATGAAGACTTGAAAACTCAG GAGACGTTGGGGAgtccagaggaggagcagaaaccTCAGAGCACCATCAGTGCTCTCAGACGCTCCTTCTTagagggagaagcaggaggaggaggagcaggtggagggatGACAGAGTGGGAGAAACGTCTTGCCTCCTCACCTCTACGACGAGTTGACGACTCCCCAATGATTGAACCGCTGGAACTAGATGAG actCTCCCACTGGACAGTCGCTCAACAATG cctAAACCTATATTCGATGAAATGTCTCCTGAGCTGACTGCTCTGCTGAAGTCGGCCAGAGAACAAAAAACCTTCAGAGAACACAACCTGCTGAAG ACATCAGAGAAGGTGGAGACGGTCTTATTAATGACGGAGCCATGTGACCAGCACATGCAAATGGCAGATCAGCCTCAGGTAGCAACTGGAAATCTTGTGGGCCTGCCCCCTAgtaaccccccaccccctccacctgGGGCCTGTATGACAcatgctgatgatgtcacagaagAATGGGCTAGCGATGATGACAGTAACAACACTCATGACCAGACTAACAGTccagcagaaaaacatgacatcaaTGACGTTGATGTCAGCGATGATGAGCCTAGTAGCCAAGctagtgatgatgatgctagCGATGCTAGTGAAGATGCCATCAGTGTGTTAGCACAGGTAGCAGTGGAGGAAGCCATGGAAGCTGCAGTTCGACATGCTCAGAGCCCAGGTGTTACTGATGCTAATCAGGATGCCATTAATACTAACTTTGCAGTTAGCTACAGTGAGCAGGAACTAACTAGCATGGCAGCTAACAACAGTCCCAGCACCAGAACCTGTTCTGTTCTGGGTTGTCGACCCACTGGGACTCAGCATTACCATGAAGACAAGGTCTCCGACGACTCAGAGGATGAGCGAGGGTGGTGGTCCAGAGAaaactctcctcctccctctttacCCCACCCAACCTCCAGGTGCTCCCCCTGCTCGGCCAATCAGACGCAACCATCTGACCACAGTGATGACGATAACGATGAGTCTCAGCCTCTGAAGGAG GAGGTCCCAGTGATGAGGAAGACTCTCACCTATGAAGCTCCGGGG agccGAGTGGACTCAGATCCTCCTGCAGGTTTGCTGCTGAGCTCCCAGACCTTCACTGCAGAGACCTctaacaccaccaccaccacacacatcACCAAG acAGTAAAAGGAGGAATTTCAGAAACCAGAATAGAGAAGAGAATCGTGATTTCTGGAGACACAGATATCGACCATGACCAG GCTTTGGCAGCGGCGCTCAGCGAGGCACGGCGGCAGCATCCTGAGCTGTCCGTTACGCGAGTTGTCGTCCATAAAGAAACAGAGGTCTCTTCTGATCATGTCAATAATTAG